Genomic segment of Desulfuromonadaceae bacterium:
CGGCAGAAGAAAACTCCACGGCAGTAAATGGTTTCAGATTTGAGCAGTGCGGATCCGGAGCGAGCACGCCCCGGCAATCTCGTGGCATGCTTGCGTCGGCACATGCAAAGGGGACTAAACTGTTACGATAATGCGCCGGGGTCTAGCATCCAATGTATCAGTCATTTTTCTTCATATCTCCCTGCTTGGAGCATTTGTTGATGGGAATGACCTCTGCCAGGGGGAATGCCTGATTGTTGTAAGGAGTTCGCTCCGGTCTCAGGATGCATTTCCCATGGCCAAAATCAATATAGTAGACGTTTCTGGCGACGTAAGCGGTTGGCCTCTCACTCATCGACTGAACTTTCTTGCCTATCCTGCTATTTTTCGGTTTCACAGCACAACTTCTCGATAAGCGGATTCATGCCATGCCCAACTCATTGATTTACAGATGTAAGAAGTTGTCTAATCTATGCTCTTGATTGCCCGCGCTAAGCCGCTTTCTTCTTCAGCAACGGTTGTATCACGTCGTCGATCTGTTCTTTCCAGACCAGCTGTTCCTGAATATCCTTTCGCTCTTTTGCCAACCAAGCCAGTGCCTGCACAACGGCGTAGACCGTGTTGCCCGGCAGAACTGCACCGGGCACAGGCTTCTCATTGATGACGGTCTTTTCGGTAGGCAAACCTTTTTCAAACGGATCGGCTAGAACTACATCATGTCCACTTTGCAAAATATGCCACGTACGTACAGCCGCTTTCACGCCCCAGCGTTTTGCCAGTGGACCATTAACCCACTTTTGCAGAGTATCTTTTGTGACCAACCGTTGTGCATTCTTGAGATAACGCTTTTTTTCTTGCGAAACAGTGGCTATGCCATCTTTTAAAATGTCTCCGATATCGCCAATCTCCATGGTTTTGTCATGTCGCTTTTGATACTCGGTTCGCTTTTTGACTATCATCATCCCGTTTGAGCAGACCAGCCTCAGCCAGCTCATAAAAATCATAAGTCGTGCGCTGCCTTCGACCGAATTGAAGCACTCCAGGCGTAAGAATAGCTTGTCTTCCGGATTTGTAACTGAAAAACCGTATCTCTCTGGAAAAACCAGGCTCAGATGCATTCTTTCGCCGAATGGGGTCAGTTTCAATTGAGTGGTTATTTCTTCGGATTGAACTTTCAGAGTGGGGAGGACGTTCAACACCTCGTCGAATACCTGATGGTGCTGCAATAAACAATATTGTGGCGAAACAATACCGATTGGCACAACGGGCACTTCTGTTTCTGTAGGCAGTGGAAGTCTGACGATGGTGTCGTAGTATGGGTTGACACCGGAGGGAATGATGGGACTTTCAAACAAGGTTTCTTCCCCTCGATAGATTGGTTTTTCCAAGGAAGAACCAAACGTCCGTTTTTCAAATTTCGGTACATAGGCTCGAACTTCTTCAAGGGAACCTTCATAGGAAGTGGTTGGTGAGGCAAACCACTTCTCGGTATCGGGTATTTTTACGTTGTTCTTCATCATCTACCCTCCTTTTTGTATTTTGAGTGCTGCGAGCTACCAATCTCCGTCCTTGATTTCGTCTTTTGCCGCTATCAGAATGGTTCTTTCCGGTTTTATCGGTTCGTTGTCGCCGAATAGGCCTTTCCCGAGTTTGAATGATTTTGCCGCAACACTGTCCAGGGACGAGAGAATTTTGGAGCCCTTCAGGGCTTTTGTCTCTGCATCGAAATACTCAAACCAGGGCAAGCCAGCCTCTGTATATTGTTTGGCAGTAGGTGGTTCGGTCGGTGGCTCCTTGCCGGTGATCTGCCGATAGGCTGCACTGTTGGCCAGGTGAATGAAACAGCGCGTTGTCGCTGACGTGTCCCAAACATGAATGCCATATTCATCCTCGTAAATCTCCTGCTGCATAAGCCCGCCGGGTGCCAAGCCCATATCGGAATCTTCGTGACGCTTTAACCCACGGCTGAACATTGGTCTGTCGCTGTCATCACATCGTTGGACCGGTGGAAATAATGTGTTGTAAATCTCCTTTTTCATCGGCGTCACACTGATCTGTATTCCGCCGCACTCTGCTTGTCCGTTCAGCTGCTCTTCAGCCGTAAAACCTTCACCCAAAGGCATGGCGACAAACTGACGGATCAAGCCCTCGCTGACACTGAAACCATCCAGCCAAGGCTGTTTGGGGACAACGACATAATCCTGCGGACAATCAGACAGCCCGTTGCTCCAAGGCTTTCCAGTCACTGCGTTGATCTTGCCGGCCGCAATCTTGACGGCACAGGGGTAGGAATTGCCCCAGTGAGAACGGCCAAGGTCGATCCATAATGCTTCTGACTGGTACATCGGCAGAAACACCCCTCCCCGCTTGCCCCACGAATCCGGCGTCCCCTCGGCATAGTCCTCAACATGGGATAGTGGAAATTTCCCCAATCCGGGAGGCAGCTTGTAAGAACGGTTGTCATCCGGGATTCTCAATGTACGCCGAAAAGCAATAGAGCGTTTGGCTTTTTCGTGCACGCCCGAGAAATCAAAAGTCAGAGTATCGTTTGATAAAGTTACCATAAACTTGTCCCTTCTCTGGTTGAAAATTACCAATCCCCGTCCTTCACCTCGCGAACAATTCTGAGGATTGCATGTTCAGGCATATCCTTGATCTGGCGTAAAAGATCAGCCATCAATTCAGGTCGCTGCAAAATAATCTCTTTCAACTCCTGTGACACCTTCCCCCCGATTGCCAGGAGAATGTCCGGGTTCTCGCCTAACTCATGGGCCAGCTTGAGAACCACTTGCTCTGAAGGTGGAGCCAGGCCGCCTCGTTCAATCTTGCTCAGATAGGTCGGCTCAATTCCGATACGACCCGCGACTTGACGAAGCGAAAAGCTCTTATCACTTTGAAGCAACTGCTCGCGCTTTTCCCTGATATAGCGACCAAATTCATTCATGTGTAGTAATTACTACACACTAAAGGCCTAGTCAAGGATTTAAAATACGTTGATAAACCGCAATGGCTTTGAAAAATCCTGACCGAAAACAATCGTGATATATACAGCCTGCAGCCTGTCTATACCTGTTTAAAGAGCATGAATGCCGTCGGTGATTATCTGATTGGCTTGTCCCTGCGGTTGATCCCCTCTGCTGTCCAGACGATAAAAACTTGCAGATGAAAATAAACTTGATCCATTAAAAACGTCAACGAAAAAACTCCTCAATTGCGCAACCGATATCCCTTGCCGATCAGCAACGCCGCGACGCTGAACAGCGCCGTCGCCATCGCGGCAACCACCCCGAACGCCACCGTGAAGGAGAGATCACCGACCCCGAGGATGGCGTGGCGGAAGCCGTCGATCAGGTAGAGCATCGGGTTGAGGTGCGAGAATCCGGCCCAGAACGGTGGCAGGATCGAGATCGGGTAGAAGACCCCGCCGAGGTAGATCAAGGGCAGGATCAGGAAGTTGGTGTACATCGACAGTGCATCGAAATCGTTGGCGATGATCGCGACGATCAGGCCGAACTGGGCGAAGAGGAAGCTGGCGAGGATCGCCATCAGGATTGCCGCGCCGGGGTGGACCCATGGCAACCCGGCGAAAACGGTGGAGATTGCCCAGACCGCGCACCCGACCGCCAGCCCCCGCAGCATCGCCGCCAACGTATAGGCCATGATGAATTGCGGCGGGGTAATCGGCGTCACCAGCAGATCGACCACATTGCCCAGATAGCGCGACATGAAGAGCGACGACGCGGTATTGGCGAACGAATTGTTGATCACCCCCATCAGGATCAGACCGGGGATGACGAACTGCGCGTAGCTGAATCCTTCGAGAACGCTGATGCGGTCGCCGAGGGTGGCGCCGAAGACAAAGAGATAGAGCGACGCGGTGATAATCGGGGTAATCAATGTCTGCGAGGCGACGCGCAAAAAACGCAGAATTTCCTTGTTGAACAGGGTCAGAAAAGGCAGCCAACGGTTAAAGGGCGGCAAACGGTCCACGTCATGCGCCATGGTTTTCTCCTCCGTTCCCGGCCCCGATGCCGGTCAGTTGCAAAAAGATGTCCTCCAGATGCGGCTGACGGGTGTCGACATCGACCACTTCGATGCCCGCCGCGCGCACCCGATCGAGAATTTCGCCGACGACGCTGTCGGTCGCCAGGGTCAGCTCCAGCGCCAGGCCATCATTGCTCAGTCGCGGGCTGAACTGCGCCAAGGTGTCCGGCATCACGGTCAGCGCCTCTTTCAGGGTTAGCTCAAGATGGCGTTGGCCGTGGCGGGCGGTCAGGTCAGCGGTCTTTTCGAGGGCGACCAGTTTGCCGTGATGCATGATCGCAATGCGGTCGCACATCTGCTCCGCCTCTTCGAGGTAGTGGGTGGTGAGCAGGATCGTCGTTCCCTGGGTGTTGATCTCGCGGACAAACTCCCACAGGGTATGCCGCAGCTCCACATCGACCCCGGCGGTCGGTTCGTCAAGAATCAGCAGGCGCGGCTTGTGGACCAGTGCCTTGGCAATCATGAAGCGGCGTTTGAGGCCGCCGGAAAGTTTGAACATCACCTTCCCCAGATGCGGACGCAGACCAAGCCGGTCGATGAGCAGATTGCGCCAGGCGGGATCATCGACAACGCCAAAGTATCCGGCATGAATCTTCAGCGCCCGCTCAATCGAAAAGAAGTTGTCGATGACAATCTCCTGATGCATCACTCCGGTCAGTCGCCGGGCGGTGCGATAGTCACGCCGGTTGTCATAGCCGAAGATTGATATTGTCCCGCTACCGATGCGGGTGACCCCGGCGACCATGTTGATGGTGGTACTTTTTCCGGCGCCGTTCGGTCCGAGGAGACCAAAGATCTCCCCCGGTTTGATGCTCAGGGTAAGGTTATCGACGACTGTGGGGCCACCGTAGTTTTTCTCCAGATTGCGAATATCGAGGGCAAGGCAGCTCATTGAGTTTCCCCTGCGACACAATCAGTCAGGCTTTTGCTGACGATTTCCCGCACATCGCGCGACAGTTCGGCGACCGCGGCGATCCGTTCGAGTTGCGCTTTCATCAGCGCGCGACGGTCTTCATCATAGCGCTGCCAGCGGCTCAAACAACCGGCCAGGCGTGCCGCGACCTGCGGGTTGAGGGGATCGACCGCCAGCACCTGATCCGCAGCAAAGCGATAACCGGAACCGTCGGCGGCATGAAAGGCGGCGGGGTTGGCCGCGCAGAAGGTGCCGATCAGCGCCCGCACTTTGTTCGGATTTTTGATTGTGAAGGCGGGATGGGAGAGGAGCTCGATGACGTTGCCAAGGGTTGCATCTCCCGGCGCGGTGGCTTGCAGGGCAAACCACTTGTCGACCACCAGCGGATCGTTCTGCCAACGAAAATAGAAGGCGGCCAATGCCTCTTCGCGCTCCGGACGCGCCGCATGAGCCAGCGCGCCAAGGGCAGCGAGAACGTCGGTCATATTGTCGCTGTCGGTGAACTGCTGTTGAGCCAGGGTGACGCCCTCATCTTCTTCAAGAACCATCAAATACGCCAGACAGATATTGCGCAACGCCCGCCGCCCGATCGCCGCCGCGTCAAGGGTGAAGGGGCCGTTGTCGGTCAGCTCCAGATAACGCTGGCGCAATGTCGGGCGCAGCGCCCGTGCCAGTTCCCGCCGTACAAACGTGCGTGCAGCATGGATCGCCCCGGGATCAACCACCTCCTGCTGTTCCGCCAACCAGGTTTCGGTCGGCAACGCCAACGCCCGGGCGACCAGCGCCGGATCGGTCGTCTGATCCGCCAGCACCTGACCAAAGGCTTCAATCAGGAGCGGCTCCAGCACCAGGGGTTTCCCTGCCGTCGCGGCCGCCACCAGCCGCAGCAGGATCCGGTTCGCCAACTGTTGCCCGGCTTCCCAGCGGTTGAAGCTGTCGCTGTCGTGCGCCAGACGGAAAGCCAGGTCCCCCTCTGCTTCGTTGATCGCCAGCTTGACCGGTGCGGAAAAACCGCGTAGCACCGAAGCAACCGGGCGCTCGGGGACCGCCACAAAGGTAAAGGTCTGCTCCATTTCAGTCAGCCGCAGCACCCGCGTGGTCGCGGCGGCGGGGCTCGCCTCGTCTGCCAGTTGCAGCGGCAGATCGGTGCCATCACCACCAAGCAGACCGACCGCCACCGGAATCAGTTGCGCCAACTTCTGTGGCTGGCCGGGGGTCGGCGGCAGCTCCTGGCGCAAGGTCAGGGAAAAGGTCTGTTGCGCGGCGTCGTAGCGCGACTGCACCTGAACGGTCGGGGTGCCGGCCTGATCGTACCAGCGTTCGAACTGGCCGAGGTCCGCATGATTGGTGGTCGCCATCGCGCGGAGAAAATCCTCAATCGTTGCCGCCGCGCCGTCGTGTTTTGCCAGATAATGACACAACCCGGCGCGAAACCCGTCACGACCGAACAAGGTCTGATACATGCGGATCACTTCCGCCCCCTTGTTGTAGATGGTGGCGGTGTAAAAATTGTTGATCTCCTCATAACTCGCCGGACGCACCGGGTGCGCCATCGGCCCGCTGTCTTCGGGGAACTGACCGTTGCGCAACGTCTGCACATCGTCGATGCGCTTGACGGCGCGGCTGGTCATGTCAGCGGTAAATTCCTGATCACGGAAGACC
This window contains:
- a CDS encoding ABC transporter ATP-binding protein, which encodes MSCLALDIRNLEKNYGGPTVVDNLTLSIKPGEIFGLLGPNGAGKSTTINMVAGVTRIGSGTISIFGYDNRRDYRTARRLTGVMHQEIVIDNFFSIERALKIHAGYFGVVDDPAWRNLLIDRLGLRPHLGKVMFKLSGGLKRRFMIAKALVHKPRLLILDEPTAGVDVELRHTLWEFVREINTQGTTILLTTHYLEEAEQMCDRIAIMHHGKLVALEKTADLTARHGQRHLELTLKEALTVMPDTLAQFSPRLSNDGLALELTLATDSVVGEILDRVRAAGIEVVDVDTRQPHLEDIFLQLTGIGAGNGGENHGA
- a CDS encoding DUF932 domain-containing protein, which translates into the protein MMKNNVKIPDTEKWFASPTTSYEGSLEEVRAYVPKFEKRTFGSSLEKPIYRGEETLFESPIIPSGVNPYYDTIVRLPLPTETEVPVVPIGIVSPQYCLLQHHQVFDEVLNVLPTLKVQSEEITTQLKLTPFGERMHLSLVFPERYGFSVTNPEDKLFLRLECFNSVEGSARLMIFMSWLRLVCSNGMMIVKKRTEYQKRHDKTMEIGDIGDILKDGIATVSQEKKRYLKNAQRLVTKDTLQKWVNGPLAKRWGVKAAVRTWHILQSGHDVVLADPFEKGLPTEKTVINEKPVPGAVLPGNTVYAVVQALAWLAKERKDIQEQLVWKEQIDDVIQPLLKKKAA
- a CDS encoding helix-turn-helix domain-containing protein, with translation MNEFGRYIREKREQLLQSDKSFSLRQVAGRIGIEPTYLSKIERGGLAPPSEQVVLKLAHELGENPDILLAIGGKVSQELKEIILQRPELMADLLRQIKDMPEHAILRIVREVKDGDW
- the pepN gene encoding aminopeptidase N, which encodes MTTAPATIYLKDYTPPAYLIDSVALHFELDEAATIVRSRLSVRRNPAGPGGALVLFGRQLTLRELLIDEVAVPEERFTVDAETLRIDAVPEQFVLRVTTEINPGGNTSLEGLYTSNGKFCTQCEAQGFRKITYYPDRPDVSARFTVTIDADRDKYPILLSNGNPVASSDLGDGRQRVVWEDPFPKPSYLFALVAGALVCIEDRFITCSGREVALRLYVEERNQDKCAHAMRALQHAMQWDEETYGLEYDLDIYMIVAVDDFNMGAMENKGLNVFNSKYVLARPETATDADFVAIEEVIGHEYFHNWTGNRVTCRDWFQLSLKEGLTVFRDQEFTADMTSRAVKRIDDVQTLRNGQFPEDSGPMAHPVRPASYEEINNFYTATIYNKGAEVIRMYQTLFGRDGFRAGLCHYLAKHDGAAATIEDFLRAMATTNHADLGQFERWYDQAGTPTVQVQSRYDAAQQTFSLTLRQELPPTPGQPQKLAQLIPVAVGLLGGDGTDLPLQLADEASPAAATTRVLRLTEMEQTFTFVAVPERPVASVLRGFSAPVKLAINEAEGDLAFRLAHDSDSFNRWEAGQQLANRILLRLVAAATAGKPLVLEPLLIEAFGQVLADQTTDPALVARALALPTETWLAEQQEVVDPGAIHAARTFVRRELARALRPTLRQRYLELTDNGPFTLDAAAIGRRALRNICLAYLMVLEEDEGVTLAQQQFTDSDNMTDVLAALGALAHAARPEREEALAAFYFRWQNDPLVVDKWFALQATAPGDATLGNVIELLSHPAFTIKNPNKVRALIGTFCAANPAAFHAADGSGYRFAADQVLAVDPLNPQVAARLAGCLSRWQRYDEDRRALMKAQLERIAAVAELSRDVREIVSKSLTDCVAGETQ
- a CDS encoding ABC transporter permease, whose product is MAHDVDRLPPFNRWLPFLTLFNKEILRFLRVASQTLITPIITASLYLFVFGATLGDRISVLEGFSYAQFVIPGLILMGVINNSFANTASSLFMSRYLGNVVDLLVTPITPPQFIMAYTLAAMLRGLAVGCAVWAISTVFAGLPWVHPGAAILMAILASFLFAQFGLIVAIIANDFDALSMYTNFLILPLIYLGGVFYPISILPPFWAGFSHLNPMLYLIDGFRHAILGVGDLSFTVAFGVVAAMATALFSVAALLIGKGYRLRN